The following are from one region of the Coffea eugenioides isolate CCC68of chromosome 2, Ceug_1.0, whole genome shotgun sequence genome:
- the LOC113759702 gene encoding putative disease resistance RPP13-like protein 1 yields the protein MAVALAVGSSVLSAFLQVVFDRMATKEFVNLFQKGKNDEELLQKLKLNLLALGAVLDDAENKQTRNQSVKGWLDELHDTIYQADELLDEINTEALRLEVEAEHRSSASQVSVSTYSKSSSNDFLKKMMPEIEKMVVKLDWFVQQINPLGLQVVDQKIQSCRRLPSTSLVDETSVYGREVDKEKIIEMLLSESVNRVNVTVIPLVGLGGIGKTTLAQLVYNDKRVQDHFSIKAWVCISEDYDATRITKELLGELDIPFSDMSENLNSLQMKLQLGLTQKQFLLVLDDFWNRDYNDWDKLKVLFKGGLQGSKIIVTTRDEKIALMMCKKESIYHLDLMKEGDSWSLFEKHAFENIDGNQSSELEQIGKKIVKKCGGLPLAMKTVAGLLRSETTAEEWKDILVSEDWSQTDNQDGILPALRLSYNHLPSHLKRCFAFCAVFHKDYQFEKEEIIQLWQAHDLLENPRGNRRIEEIGEQYLRELRLRSLFEQSTANFFIMHDLVNDLARFVSGKYCLRLEDHHLGHGTIGRISNFSYHPSSYDTYQKFELLRGTKNLRTFLSLSISKNSNQKYEVSPKFLHGMLPKFKSLRVLSLLGYHIIKLPDSISHLKHLRFLNLSSTNVNTLPEWICTFYNLQTLLLTNCKKLQELPVNLAKLINLSYLDISGTPLKTMPLHMGRLRNLQVLTKFIVGKSSGSMIEELGKFRKLRGGLFISNLENVSCGRDASMVNLKGKKHLDKLALKWNGDTNDSQVAKDVLDNLEPHSSIKLLKIEGYSKIFAIT from the exons ATGGCTGTTGCTTTAGCTGTGGGAAGTTCTGTCCTGTCGGCTTTCCTTCAAGTTGTATTTGATAGGATGGCTACAAAAGAGTTCGTGAATCTGTttcaaaaaggaaagaatgatgAAGAACTCCTCCAGAAACTCAAGCTGAACTTACTGGCACTCGGAGCTGTGCTTGATGATGCAGAGAACAAGCAAACTAGGAACCAATCTGTCAAAGGATGGCTAGATGAGCTTCATGATACCATTTACCAGGCAGATGAATTACTTGATGAGATCAACACTGAGGCACTACGACTAGAGGTTGAAGCCGAACACCGAAGCTCAGCTAGTCAGGTAAGTGTTTCCACTTACAGCAAATCTTCCAGTAATGATTTCCTTAAGAAGATGATGCCAGAGATAGAAAAAATGGTTGTCAAACTAGATTGGTTCGTACAACAAATTAATCCCCTGGGTCTGCAAGTTGTTGATCAAAAAATTCAATCATGTCGACGACTGCCTTCCACTTCTTTGGTTGATGAGACCAGCGTGTATGGTCGAGAAGTTGATAAAGAGAAGATAATTGAAATGCTACTATCTGAGAGTGTAAATAGAGTCAATGTCACTGTGATTCCATTGGTTGGCCTTGGGGGAATTGGTAAGACCACTCTTGCTCAATTGGTTTACAATGATAAGCGGGTGCAAGACCATTTTTCTATAAAAGCATGGGTTTGCATATCCGAAGATTACGATGCTACCAGGATAACAAAAGAACTTCTTGGGGAGCTCGATATTCCATTTTCTGATATGAGTGAGAATTTGAATTCCCTTCAAATGAAGTTACAATTGGGGCTAACTCAAAAACagtttcttcttgttttagatgatttttggAATCGGGACTACAATGACTGGGATAAATTGAAGGTGCTATTCAAAGGTGGATTGCAAGGAAGTAAAATCATTGTAACTACACGTGATGAGAAAATTGCACTAATGATGTGTAAAAAAGAGTCGATTTATCATCTGGATTTGATGAAAGAGGGAGATTCTTGGTCATTGTTTGAAAAGCACGCATTTGAAAATATAGATGGAAATCAAAGTTCGGAACTCGAACAGATAGGTAAGAAAATTGTGAAGAAGTGTGGAGGATTACCTTTGGCCATGAAAACAGTTGCAGGTCTCTTGCGTTCGGAAACAACTGCTGAAGAGTGGAAAGATATTTTAGTAAGTGAAGATTGGAGTCAAACAGACAATCAAGATGGCATCTTGCCAGCATTGAGATTAAGCTATAATCATCTTCCTTCACATCTAAAAAGGTGCTTTGCCTTTTGTGCTGTATTTCATAAGGATTACCAGTTTGAGAAGGAGGAAATAATTCAATTATGGCAAGCTCATGATCTTTTGGAGAACCCTAGAGGTAATAGAAGAATTGAAGAAATAGGTGAACAGTACTTGCGTGAGTTGAGATTGAGGTCATTGTTTGAGCAGTCAACTGCCAATTTTTTCATAATGCATGACCTTGTCAACGATTTGGCTAGATTTGTTTCTGGAAAATATTGTCTCAGGTTGGAAGATCATCACCTAGGGCATGGTACAATAGGTAGAATAAGTAACTTTTCTTACCATCCTAGTTCTTATGACACCtatcaaaaatttgaactcTTGAGGGGGACTAAGAACTTGAGAACATTTTTATCATTAAGTATTAGTAaaaattcaaaccagaaatATGAAGTAAGCCCCAAATTTTTACATGGAATGTTGCCCAAATTCAAGTCCTTAAGGGTTCTGTCTTTGTTGGGCTATCATATCATTAAGTTGCCCGACTCAATTAGTCATTTGAAACACCTACGTTTTTTGAATCTCTCTTCCACAAACGTGAATACCCTACCAGAATGGATATGCACCTTCTATAACCTACAAACCTTGCTGTTGACAAATTGTAAGAAACTTCAAGAGTTGCCAGTAAATTTGGCAAAGTTAATTAATTTGTCTTACCTGGATATAAGTGGAACTCCATTGAAGACAATGCCACTACACATGGGTAGACTCAGAAACCTTCAAGTCTTGACTAAGTTTATAGTAGGCAAGAGTAGTGGTTCAATGATCGAGGAGTTGGGCAAATTTCGTAAGCTTCGTGGTGGGCTCTTCATTTCAAATCTAGAAAATGTTTCTTGTGGTAGGGATGCATCAATGGTGAACCTAAAGGGTAAGAAACACCTTGACAAGTTAGCTTTGAAATGGAATGGTGATACCAATGATTCGCAAGTTGCGAAAGACGTGCTTGATAATTTAGAACCTCATTCAAGCATAAAACTTCTCAAGATCGAAGGATATT CTAAGATCTTTGCAATCACTTGA
- the LOC113760726 gene encoding putative disease resistance protein At3g14460, translated as MSCISALTEDFYGDTRATMAFTSLKKLGIEKMPELEKWHIPKYEVFNNLEELYIIDCPKLIGELPQQCSSLRILEISRCDSLVLPNGQLSIFNGNNIQQFTSLCDLKISNLKSLKGLCLELNQLVKLQRLSIVDCGSLLPFLPSYLPSSLKVLNYEGCCNLEVESENWQLEDLTLVNYDSHKVVCLGRFPMLKSLEILNCKSTGIGSQNSGAATSVMTSLQTLTISGSVDLISFPEGRLPAAPKLTQLHLWNCKKLKFLPQQMDSLFPSLRHLFISCCPNIECLPEGGLPSSLQCLDISTCKKLISRRREWGVAKLPSLTQFRIGGIDDEVESFPEEDWLLPCTLQSLQLWAHKNLKKLSYSGLRHLCSLQTLYIRNCTRLQSLPEEGLPASLTTLEIEKCPLLKPRLRWKKGQDWPKVARIPCIIVDLELVP; from the coding sequence ATGAGTTGCATATCAGCTTTAACAgaggatttttatggagacaCTAGGGCAACTATGGCGTTCACATCTTTGAAAAAGTTGGGAATTGAGAAGATGCCAGAGTTGGAGAAATGGCACATACCAAAATATGAAGTCTTCAATAACCTTGAAGAACTCTATATAATTGATTGCCCCAAACTAATTGGAGAACTCCCCCAACAATGTTCATCACTACGAATTCTTGAGATATCCAGGTGCGACAGTCTTGTTCTTCCCAATGGTCAATTAAGTATCTTCAATGGAAACAACATTCAACAATTCACATCTCTTTGTGATCTGAAGATTTCAAATCTAAAGAGTTTGAAAGGGTTGTGCCTAGAGCTCAACCAGTTAGTCAAGCTTCAGAGATTGAGCATAGTTGACTGTGGGTCTCTCTTACCCTTTCTCCCGAGTTACCTACCTTCCTCACTTAAAGTACTTAATTATGAAGGTTGTTGCAACTTGGAAGTCGAGAGTGAAAACTGGCAACTGGAGGATTTGACATTAGTTAATTATGATTCTCACAAAGTTGTGTGCCTTGGCCGGTTTCCTATGCTAAAAAGCCTTGAAATTTTGAACTGCAAAAGTACTGGGATTGGGAGCCAAAATAGTGGTGCTGCTACTAGTGTGATGACGTCACTGCAAACCTTAACCATCTCCGGCTCGGTTGATCTAATTTCTTTCCCTGAGGGCAGGTTGCCAGCAGCTCCCAAGCTAACGCAGCTTCATCTCTGGAATTGCAAGAAGCTCAAGTTCTTGCCGCAACAGATGGATTCCCTCTTCCCATCTCTTCGGCATCTGTTTATAAGCTGTTGTCCAAATATCGAATGCTTACCGGAAGGAGGTTTGCCCTCTAGCCTACAATGCCTTGACATCTCCACTTGCAAAAAGCTCATAAGTCGCCGGAGAGAGTGGGGTGTAGCGAAACTGCCCTCCCTCACGCAATTCAGAATTGGTGGTATCGATGATGAAGTAGAGTCATTTCCAGAGGAGGATTGGCTACTGCCTTGCACACTTCAATCTCTCCAATTATGGGCCCATAAGAATCTGAAAAAGCTAAGCTATTCTGGCCTTCGACACCTTTGCTCCCTTCAGACACTATATATCAGAAACTGTACTCGGCTCCAATCCCTACCGGAAGAGGGACTGCCTGCCTCACTCACCACACTAGAAATCGAGAAATGCCCACTATTGAAACCAAGGTTAAGATGGAAGAAAGGACAAGACTGGCCCAAGGTTGCCCGCATCCCATGCATAATAGTCGATTTGGAGCTAGTTCCTTGA